AGTGAGACTCGAAACTTGTTAGCATAGAACTGACAGCATAGTCATGTGGGTTTAGATCATGTTGTTTTAACTAATCACTTGCGTGTaatgtcaaataatggttgtAGGAAGGAGCCTCACATCCCACATGTTCATATTCCAGAAGAACCATTCCTGCAAGTTGCATCTGCATTGAGAATTGAAATCAATGCTGGATTTTCTGCCTTGCGTAACATTGGTGCTGGAAAGGATTTGAAGAAATTCCTAATTGTATGTAGTCTATGACCTACTTCCTGTCATTCCTAGAtactatttataactaattttCACAAATTTTGTATTAAGTTTAATTTCGGCATTACTAAATACCGATGattgttttttgaaaatatcagGTTATTGCTGGCTTGTGGGTTTTATCTATTATTGGTAGCTGGTGCAATTTCCTGACCTTGTTCTACATAAGTAAGTAGAGTTTACagtcattttatataatttttttattattatattattatctatTCCTTTTTAGGTTTAGAGATTTTACTGATTTGCTTAACCTTCATTTGGTTTGAGCAGCTTTTGTTTTGTTGCACACCGTCCCTGTTGTGTATGATAAGTACGAAGATAAGATAGACCCCTTGGCTGAAAAGGGTTTCATTGAGTTTAAAAAGCAATATGCTGTGTTTGATGAAAAGGTGTTAAGTAAGATCCCTAAAGGTCCGTTGAAGGCCAAGAAGTTAGCctagtgtttagggttggtgTGCCCCATAACCCAACACAATAGAGTAGCTCTGCTTGAGTACTTTTATATACCAGAGCCTCGCATCTTTTGTCGTATAACCATGGCCTTGTTAAAGTTTGTTTCAAGCTTCAATATTTAGTTTTTAAGTTTTGTTACAGGCATGTATGGATCTTGCTGGctatgttttctgggcttgtTTTTAGTCCTTGAATCAGTAATTCTTATTGTGAGCTAAAAACCTCACCTCTTGTTCTTATCGCTGACTTCGTGGTGCTTGCTGGTAAATAGAATTGCCGGTTCATGATTACTGAAAAGTTTTGTTCTTTACAAAAACAAAACTCAGGCTCTTTAGTTTtgcatacttttatttgttgccaactactttttatattattggtgTACTTTGACTCGTGATTTTTTGTGTGTTTACGATtacttatttttaattgttatcaGCTAGTATTATGCTTTGATTTGGAACGAGGTTCTAAATTTACTAGATGATTCCTGAGTTTCTTGTTTTGTTATTAGACCTTGTGCTTTGATTCGTAACGTGATTCCACGACTTCTAAATAATGCGTAATCTTAGTTATTGATTAGTCAATTCACTTGCTGATTCCTAGGCGTTCTTTATAATTTTGAAGCAGAAGGTAGTGGAAATGTCGTTACGGTTATGTATACAAGCATTGGGTTATTAGCTTCTCGTCTCTACGgttcacattttttattttgacaaaTATTTAATTCTAATCTAATTCAtctcaattatttttctaattaaaaaataataaaaataagaaataatatattgtataaattttcaatcatttataattaatttttctaattaaattatcttgtttaatttatttctgtCACAAAAAAACGTAGGAATAATCAATTGATACAATTAAGTAATGGTAGTGATAGCGTTCTAAGGCCTAGTTTGAGTATATagtttaattaagttttaaaaaaaaaataatttaaacaataaatatttatattaaaaatgatttataaataaattattttatatttaattttttagttctaaaagtatttaacttaaaaaaatgtaataaaaaaaaatttataatgagagaagttatctttttttacttttctataaATACTTAAATTGTTTCTTAAAACTTTTTATATGATCCTAAATATCAACAAAGACGTTATACCAAACATCGCGATCGCTACACTACATTAACAAGGGAGTCGAGGACCACATTCTTACAGGTCAGTTTCCAATGAACAAATAAGACAACAAAAATATCGCTGAATAGTGCATACgaattgatatgcatcacaaaaTTGAGCATATAACCTTGAATTTTTAAACTATGTACACGTGAATCCACCCGATATGACGACGGTAATGTTTAAATTAAGACTAATTTTGAATGTGAAAGAATTAATTGAAAATCATTGCATGCCTACATTTTAACCACCAATGATCTATACTTTTTTGATTAATTACATAATTCCACTGTTTATTTAAAATCTTGGAAGCAGGTCTGAACTAGAAGGTTTTTCACCAGACGGGGTAAGAGGAACTGTTGAGAACTCGGAGTTAAAATTAGAGATACGAGGGGGAACACTAATTTTCTGATTAATTGAAAAAGCAGAAGCTGTTCTATTGCCAAGCCTGTGGTTGGAAAATGGTGATATTGGTGGAGCAGCAGGAACAGTATTTGGACCTTTATCTGGTGAATCCTCAATAGGGTCAGCAGTATTTGCTGTTGATGATTCCCTCTTTTCTCGTTCTTCGGTTTCCTTGAGAAGAAAATCAACCCACAGATCCGCAATGGACTGAAAAGGGGGAAAACGCTtcattaaatctcaaatcacaTTGCAATATTTTTGCCAAAAAGTGTAAGTACTTGTAAGTGGTTAACTAGAACAACTTACCTGATCATTGGATCCCGCACTTGCAGCTGTGTCAGTTGAACTTCCTCGCAAGATGCCTCCAACCAGGCGACCGGGCAGACCAAGAACTCCAcgaactttaccaccttgttGAGCAGCACCTATTCTTTGCTTGTCTT
This sequence is a window from Arachis duranensis cultivar V14167 chromosome 2, aradu.V14167.gnm2.J7QH, whole genome shotgun sequence. Protein-coding genes within it:
- the LOC107472783 gene encoding reticulon-like protein B1, with the translated sequence MAEEPESTVTSQESLIEKIADKIKGHDSSSSSDSDSDSEKNVASSIKEKVFRLFGRERPVHSVLGGGKPADVLLWRNKKISGGVLGGATAVWVFFELLEYNLLTLVCHILILLLAGLFLWSNAQTFIYKKEPHIPHVHIPEEPFLQVASALRIEINAGFSALRNIGAGKDLKKFLIVIAGLWVLSIIGSWCNFLTLFYITFVLLHTVPVVYDKYEDKIDPLAEKGFIEFKKQYAVFDEKVLSKIPKGPLKAKKLA